The following proteins are co-located in the Cryptococcus neoformans var. grubii H99 chromosome 1, complete sequence genome:
- a CDS encoding salicylate hydroxylase, giving the protein MLFDRRVLPFAWSVTPCIICCWYKYRGRQERCLSLSHFIKLRLYSLPITKQALIMAPILADDLRIHIIGAGMGGMGSALALSKQGYTNIHVWESAREIGEVGAGINITPNLSRILDGWGVLDIARAEAVALDGASVLRCAEDDVLTSVDFKYIEKEFGYPFYVVHRSALQKCLVTGAMDSGVVKLHLGKLIKEWDFDNNRFFVTSRDQANGTANGNGSTGEWVEGDVILASDGVKSKARGAMLKRKGEEDHVEDTGQAAYRIIVKRSMINEDPELLPFFTGSHSYRWIGEKRHIIAYPIASHDLFNMSTAHPDRRFVEADSWTASGSKEEMLDMFHDFCPRVQKLLRTVSEESVLEWKLRVHTPLSHWVDGNTALVGDACHPTLPHLAQGAAQAVEDAAVLGVVLSKIKSKEEIHKALLVYQALRKPRADWAVLTAAANGKGLHLGAGKDQEARDAAFRQAKKEGGENPDKAIDQLTQKILYAHDCAKEAEERYAELLAEVA; this is encoded by the exons ATGCTTTTCGACCGCCGGGTTCTTCCATTTGCCTGGTCTGTAACACCTTGTATTATTTGTTGTTGGTATAAGTACCGCGGCCGTCAAGAACGCtgcctttctctctctcatTTCATCAAATTAAGGCTTTACTCACTTCCAATAACTAAGCAAGCGCTCATCATGGCACCTATTCTTGCAGACGATCTTCGCATTCACAT CATTGGCGCTGGTATGGGAGGTATGGGCTCTGCCCTTGCTCTCTCCAAACAAGGCTACACCAACATTCACGTTTGGGAGTCCGCCAGAGAAATCGGAGAGGTTGGCGCTGGTATCAACATTACTCCTAATCTTTCTCGCATTCTCGACGGCTGGGGAGTTTTGGACATTGCCCGGGCGGAAGCTGTTGCTCTCGATGGTGCTAGTGTACTTA GGTGTGCTGAGGACGACGTGCTGACTTCTGTCGACTTCAAATACATTGAGAAGGAATTCGGCTACCCTTTTTAC GTCGTCCACCGATCCGCCCTCCAGAAATGTCTCGTTACCGGTGCTATGGACTCTGGCGTCGTCAAGCTTCACTTGGGTAAGCTCATCAAGGAGTGGGACTTTGACAACAACCGATTTTTTGTCACCAGCCGAGACCAGGCAAACGGTACTGCCAACGGTAACGGCTCTACCGGCGAGTGGGTGGAAGGTGATGTTATACTGGCTTCCGATGGTGTTAAGAGCAAGGCTCGAGGGGCTATGTTGAAAcgaaagggagaggaggaccACG TTGAGGACACTGGCCAGGCTGCCTATCGAATTATCGTGAAGCGATCCATGATCAACGAAGATCCTGagctcttgcccttcttcactGGTTCCCATTCTTACCGATGGATTGGCGAGAAACGACACATCATT GCCTACCCCATCGCCTCACACGACCTTTTCAACATGTCCACCGCCCACCCCGACCGTCGATTTGTCGAAGCCGACTCTTGGACTGCCTCTGGTtccaaggaagaaatgCTGGACATGTTCCACGACTTCTGCCCTCG AGTCCAAAAGCTGCTTCGTACAGTTTCCGAAGAATCTGTTCTAGAGTGGAAACTCCGAGTTCATACCCCTTTATCCCACTGGGTCGACGGCAACACTGCCTTGGTCGGTGACGCTTGCCACCCTACTCTTCCCCACTTGGCTCAAGGTGCCGCTCAGGCGGTCGAAGACGCTGCTGTTCTCGGTGTCGTTCTAAGCAAGATTAAGTCCAAGGAGGAGATCCACAAGGCTCTCCTCGTGTACCAG GCTCTCAGGAAACCTCGTGCGGACTGGGCTGTGTTGACCGCGGCTGCCAATGGTAAGGGGTTGCACCTGGGCGCCGGTAAAGACCAGGAGGCTAGAGATGCTGCTTTCAGGCaagcgaagaaagaggGTGGTGAAAATCCTGACAAGGCCATCGATCA ATTGACCCAGAAGATATTATACGCTCACGACTGCGCGAAGGAGGCTGAAGAGCGATACGCGGAGCTTCTTGCTGAGGTTGCCTAA
- a CDS encoding 2-hydroxyacid dehydrogenase, whose amino-acid sequence MALSNAPKVLFLDTIRLAKSQLSSFGKIANVVQNTSKTREEFLHDLGTKYKDVTGIYRHFKASESIKITGQFDEELVSKLPSNLKFIAHNGAGYDQIDIPSCTARNIQVSNVPSAVDNATADTAMFLLLGAIRNFSRALSHARQGTFNSQLPLSHDPEGKVLGILGMGGIGSALARRAKPFGLKVQYHNRRRLTEEKEKETGATYAESMDQLLATSDIVSLNLPLNATTKHLISDDAFSKMKRTSILINTARGPIIDEAALVRALESGKIAGCGLDVYENEPQITKELLDHPNALCLPHVGTVTVETQTEMEAVCLRNLEHGLKTGKLAFTVPEQAHML is encoded by the exons ATGGCACTCAGCAACGCCCCAAAAGTCCTCTTCCTGGACACCATTAGGCTTGCAAAGTCACAGTTATCATCGTTCGGCAAGATCGCCAACGTCGTC CAAAACACCAGCAAAACGCGGGAAGAGTTCCTTCATGATCTCGGTACAAAATACAAGGATGTCACTGGCATTTACAGGCACTTTAAAGCTTCCGAATCTATTAAA ATAACCGGTCAATTTGATGAGGAGCTCGTCTCGAAACTGCCTTCAAATCTCAAATTCATTGCCCACAACGGTGCTGGCTA CGATCAAA TCGACATCCCTTCCTGTACTGCCCGCAACATCCAAGTCTCCAATGTTCCCTCCGCCGTCGACAACGCCACAGCAGACACTGCTatgttcctcctcctcggtgCCATCCGCAACTTCTCCCGCGCCCTTTCACATGCCCGTCAAGGTACATTCAACTCTCAACTCCCCCTCTCCCATGATCCCGAAGGAAAAGTACTTGGTATCCTTGGTATGGGCGGAATCGGTTCCGCTTTGGCTAGGAGGGCAAAGCCATTCGGCTTAAAGGTGCAATATCATAACCGAAGGCGGCTGacagaagagaaagagaaggaaacaGGGGCGACGTATGCTGAGAGCATGGACCAGCTCCTCGCGACTTCCGATATTGTCTCGCTCAACCTCCCTCTCAACGCAACTACAAAACATCTCATCTCTGACGACGCATTCTCCAAAATGAAGCGCACATCTATCCTTATCAATACCGCCCGAGGTCCTATCATCGATGAAGCCGCCCTCGTACGGGCCCTCGAATCAGGCAAGATTGCGGGCTGTGGTCTGGATGTGTACGAGAACGAACCGCAGATCACAAAGGAGCTGTTGGATCATCCCAATGCACTTTGTTTGCCGCATGTTGGAACGGTGACGGTAGAGACACAAAcggagatggaagcagTTTGTTTGAGGAATTTGGAGCATGGATTGAAGACAGGCAAATTGGCGTTTACCGTGCCAGAGCAGGCGCACATGTTGTAA
- a CDS encoding mitochondrial protein: protein MLPCITTLARPAFSPIHNIRAMSSFSRLVRFVPKSSSTPLIGEPVNADLDVGLAAYESKPIEIEVFSGTSVLEPGEKTGKKEIVERLLSPLAQSEVGTIRCIGLNYVNHAKEVNLPMPDIPTLFMKPSTSLADPFPSPTIIPKAFVASNSADFESEVAFVIGKDAKNVSEEEALHYVLGFTAANDVSSREAQFAQSQWCYSKSFDGACPIGPALVNKNQASKFSDVKIEGSLNGKTVQSSRLDDLIFSVPKIISFLSQGTTLPAGTIIITGTPAGVGWSSTPRITLKDGDEFRVFVSHGVGTLINKIVEEK from the exons ATGCTCCCTTGTATAACTACTCTGGCTCGACCTGCGTTTTCTCCCATACACAACATCAGAGCCatgtcctccttctctcgacTTGTTCGATTCGTTCCCAAATCCTCCTCTACACCGCTTATTGGTGAACCGGTCAACGCCGACCTCGACGTCGGTCTCGCCGCGTATGAGTCAAAACCTATCGAGATTGAGGTGTTCTCTGGTACTTCTGTCCTTGAGCCTGGAGAGAAGACTGGCAAAAAGGAAATTGTCGAGAGGCTTTTGAGTCCCTTAGCCCAATCTGAAGTCGGCACGATACGATGCATCGGTCTGAAT TACGTTAACCACGCTAAGGAGGTCAATCTCCCCATGCCCGATATCCCCACCCTCTTCATGAAGCCTTCTACATCTCTCGCCGatcccttcccttcccctaCCATCATCCCCAAGGCCTTCGTCGCTTCCAACTCTGCCGATTTCGAGTCCGAAGTCGCATTCGTGATTGGCAAGGATGCTAAGAACGTTtccgaggaagaggctcTCCATTACGTCCTCGG CTTTACCGCCGCCAACGACGTTTCCTCTCGAGAAGCTCAGTTCGCCCAATCTCAATGGTGCTACTCCAAGTCTTTCGACGGCGCGTGCCCTATTGGTCCAGCCCTTGTCAACAAGAACCAAGCCAGCAAGTTCTCAGATGTCAAGATTGAGGGCTCTCTTAACGGAAAGACCGTCCAATCTAGCCGCCTCGA TGACTTGATCTTCTCTGTTCCCAAAATtatttctttcctttcccaaGGTACTACTCTTCCTGCTGGTACCATCATTATTACTGG TACCCCTGCGGGTGTCGGATGGTCATCTACTCCACGAATCACCCTCAAGGATGGCGATGAGTTCCGAGTGTTTGTTTCTCATGGTGTTGGTACTTTGATTAACAAAATTGTTGAGGAGAAATAG
- a CDS encoding phosphatidylserine decarboxylase, variant, whose amino-acid sequence MLFDLMFQQVPHNKKYLKDPSGKSNQVRNFRHLLQLLNHVITTAPRWTKAAENVGLVGVPVNALLDWPMGTNAGFCVFQDPTVNEHLKKILNVWGKFLSSPQSADALADDETGWLGPVGLPSLEKVANVGKTSYTFDQLYECDRSAKYFGFRSWDDFFTRRFREGIRPVASPHDDNVVANACESKVYKVGRNIHARDQFWVKGQPYSVLDILAFDDYAERFVGGTIYQAFLSALSYHRWHSSVSGTIKKAYVVQGTYFSEPPFVEFNINQNADPHGETTSQEYLSATATRAIIFIDNPKLGLVAFLGIGMTEVSTCEITVKEGQQVKKGDEIGMFHFGGSTHCVLFEKGVNLEGFPVPSDQNVPVRSQLCVAK is encoded by the exons ATGCTTTTTGATTTAATGTTCCAACAG GTTCCTCATAACAAAAAATACCTCAAAGACCCATCGGGCAAGAGTAATCAAGTGCGCAACTTTAGacacctcctccagcttCTCAACCACGTTATCACTACAGCTCCTCGGTGGACGAAGGCAGCTGAAAATGTAGGCCTGGTAGGTGTACCTGTGAATGCACTACTGGACTGGCCCATGGGTACGAATGCTGGATTTTGTGTATTTCAGGACCCTACAGTGAATGAGCAT ttgaagaagatccTCAACGTATGGGGTAAATTTTTGTCATCACCTCAATCTGCCGACGCTCTCGCCGATGATGAGACTGGGTGGCTCGGCCCTGTTGGcttgccttctctcgaAAAGGTTGCCAATGTCGGCAAGACTTCATACACTTTCGACCAATTGTATGAATGTGACCGCTCAGCCAAGTATTTCGGCTTCAGGTCCTGGGATGACTTTTTCACTCGTCGTTTCCGAGAAGGAATTCGGCCGGTAGCGTCTCCCCATGATGACAATGTCGTGGCGAATGCCTGCGAGTCAAAAGTCTACAAGGTCGGCCGTAACATACATGCTCGGGACCAGTTCTGGGTCAAGGGTCAACCATATTCTGTACTCGATATCCTCGCGTTTGATGACTATGCTGAGCGTTTTGTCGGTGGCACCATTTACCAAGCTTTCTTGAGTGCCTTGTCGTATCACAGATGGCACTCTTCCGTTTCTGGGACTATCAAGAAAGCCTACGTTGTGCAGGGCACATACTTTAGCGAGCCTCCTTTCGTAGAATTTAACATCAACCAGAATGCCGACCCTCATGGAGAGACGACCAGTCAGGAGTACTTGTCTGCCACCGCTACCAGGGCTATCATATTTATTGATAACCCCAAGCTTGGGTTGGTAGCGTTCTTGGGTATTGGAATGACTGAAGTGTCGACCTGTGAGATTACTGTGAAGGAGGGGCAACAGGTAAAGAAAGGTGATGAGATCGG AATGTTCCACTTTGGTGGATCAACTCACTGTGTGTTGTTCGAAAAGGGTGTCAACTTGGAAGGCTTCCCGGTACCCTCAGACCAGAATGTCCCAGTCAGGAGTCAACTATGTGTAGCCAAGTAA
- a CDS encoding phosphatidylserine decarboxylase translates to MANSKPVPDEHRIHRLTDWSSHDRRHHHKFLNDTVQYVDQHPKPLHPALKEFQDEVEKSTRLSMLFDLMFQQVPHNKKYLKDPSGKSNQVRNFRHLLQLLNHVITTAPRWTKAAENVGLVGVPVNALLDWPMGTNAGFCVFQDPTVNEHLKKILNVWGKFLSSPQSADALADDETGWLGPVGLPSLEKVANVGKTSYTFDQLYECDRSAKYFGFRSWDDFFTRRFREGIRPVASPHDDNVVANACESKVYKVGRNIHARDQFWVKGQPYSVLDILAFDDYAERFVGGTIYQAFLSALSYHRWHSSVSGTIKKAYVVQGTYFSEPPFVEFNINQNADPHGETTSQEYLSATATRAIIFIDNPKLGLVAFLGIGMTEVSTCEITVKEGQQVKKGDEIGMFHFGGSTHCVLFEKGVNLEGFPVPSDQNVPVRSQLCVAK, encoded by the exons ATGGCAAACTCTAAACCAGTACCCGACGAACATCGAATTCACCGA TTGACAGATTGGAGCTCCCATGATAGGAGACACCACCACAAGTTCCTCAATGATACTGTTCAATATGTAGACCAACACCCAAAGCCTCTACACCCGGCACTCAAGGAGTTTCAAGAtgaggtggagaagagcaCTCGGCTGTCAATGCTTTTTGATTTAATGTTCCAACAG GTTCCTCATAACAAAAAATACCTCAAAGACCCATCGGGCAAGAGTAATCAAGTGCGCAACTTTAGacacctcctccagcttCTCAACCACGTTATCACTACAGCTCCTCGGTGGACGAAGGCAGCTGAAAATGTAGGCCTGGTAGGTGTACCTGTGAATGCACTACTGGACTGGCCCATGGGTACGAATGCTGGATTTTGTGTATTTCAGGACCCTACAGTGAATGAGCAT ttgaagaagatccTCAACGTATGGGGTAAATTTTTGTCATCACCTCAATCTGCCGACGCTCTCGCCGATGATGAGACTGGGTGGCTCGGCCCTGTTGGcttgccttctctcgaAAAGGTTGCCAATGTCGGCAAGACTTCATACACTTTCGACCAATTGTATGAATGTGACCGCTCAGCCAAGTATTTCGGCTTCAGGTCCTGGGATGACTTTTTCACTCGTCGTTTCCGAGAAGGAATTCGGCCGGTAGCGTCTCCCCATGATGACAATGTCGTGGCGAATGCCTGCGAGTCAAAAGTCTACAAGGTCGGCCGTAACATACATGCTCGGGACCAGTTCTGGGTCAAGGGTCAACCATATTCTGTACTCGATATCCTCGCGTTTGATGACTATGCTGAGCGTTTTGTCGGTGGCACCATTTACCAAGCTTTCTTGAGTGCCTTGTCGTATCACAGATGGCACTCTTCCGTTTCTGGGACTATCAAGAAAGCCTACGTTGTGCAGGGCACATACTTTAGCGAGCCTCCTTTCGTAGAATTTAACATCAACCAGAATGCCGACCCTCATGGAGAGACGACCAGTCAGGAGTACTTGTCTGCCACCGCTACCAGGGCTATCATATTTATTGATAACCCCAAGCTTGGGTTGGTAGCGTTCTTGGGTATTGGAATGACTGAAGTGTCGACCTGTGAGATTACTGTGAAGGAGGGGCAACAGGTAAAGAAAGGTGATGAGATCGG AATGTTCCACTTTGGTGGATCAACTCACTGTGTGTTGTTCGAAAAGGGTGTCAACTTGGAAGGCTTCCCGGTACCCTCAGACCAGAATGTCCCAGTCAGGAGTCAACTATGTGTAGCCAAGTAA
- a CDS encoding D-lactate dehydrogenase — protein sequence MDLAVFSAKSYDKNFLDSVREQHYASFCKITYHTFPLCLETVPLAQGSDAVCVFVNDDLSAEVLRSLHAVGVRAILLRCAGYNNVDLLVAEELGFFVANVQSYSPEAVAEFAVALIQTLNRKTHRAYNRVREGNFNLEGFLGRTLYGKTVGVIGVGRIGMALARIMKGFGCRLLAFDPFGTEEFKKLGDFVDLETLLAQSDIISLHCPLTEGTRHIINKQTLSRMKKGVLLVNTSRGGLINTKAAIDALKTGHLGGLALDVYEEEGSLFYNDHSAEIIQDDTLMRLMTFHNVLVCGHQAFFTKEALDEIAWMTLSNLKDFAEKKECKNSLVREGHLYVEKDKEPVRNL from the coding sequence ATGGACCTCGCCGTCTTCAGTGCCAAATCCTACGACAAGAACTTCCTTGACTCTGTTCGAGAACAACATTACGCATCTTTCTGCAAAATCACTTACCACACTTTCCCACTGTGCCTAGAAACTGTTCCTCTAGCGCAAGGAAGCGATGCGGTTTGCGTCTTCGTCAATGACGATCTCAGTGCCGAAGTACTACGCTCCCTCCATGCCGTCGGTGTCCGCGCGATCCTCCTCCGCTGCGCCGGCTACAACAATGTCGACCTCTTGGTAGCTGAAGAACTCGGTTTCTTCGTCGCCAACGTGCAATCTTACTCACCAGAAGCTGTCGCTGAGTTTGCTGTAGCGTTAATCCAAACTTTGAACCGTAAAACGCATCGGGCATACAACCGCGTACGAGAAGGAAACTTCAATCTCGAAGGTTTCTTAGGCCGTACGCTATATGGCAAGACGGTGGGAGTAATAGGTGTGGGAAGGATCGGTATGGCGCTGGCTCGTATCATGAAAGGATTCGGGTGTCGACTACTTGCCTTTGACCCTTTCGGTACTGAAGAATTCAAGAAGCTCGGTGACTTTGTCGACCTCGAAACTCTCTTGGCGCAAAGCGATATCATCAGTCTGCACTGTCCTTTGACTGAAGGGACAAGGCATATCATAAACAAGCAAACCCTTTCTcgaatgaagaaaggggtTCTGCTGGTCAACACTTCCCGAGGCGGATTGATCAACACCAAAGCGGCCATCGATGCTCTCAAAACGGGCCACCTTGGCGGTCTGGCCCTAGATGTgtacgaagaagaagggtcaTTGTTTTACAACGATCACTCGGCCGAAATCATCCAAGATGATACTTTGATGAGGCTGATGACGTTTCATAATGTCCTGGTTTGTGGCCATCAAGCGTTCTTTACCAAGGAGGCCTTGGACGAAATTGCTTGGATGACATTGAGTAATTTGAAGGACTTcgcggagaagaaagaatgcAAGAATTCGTTGGTCCGAGAAGGCCATCTGTATGTcgagaaggacaaggaacCAGTGAGGAACTTATAA
- a CDS encoding nucleoside-diphosphate-sugar epimerase, translated as MTAVNGSVSGQSNVVLITGAAGWLGGILAGELLSDPKTPNVHLILADIVEPKAPKGAQHVITRKADLTSKEEIEALFNTEFGVPDTVYCFHGIMSRGSEDNFDLGLKVNIDSIRMMLESARKSRPVSGEPIKFIFTSSLAVYGGPLPHVVDIHTIATPEGAYGMGKLSSELLVNEYTRRGFVDGRILRLPTIVVRPGVPSAATSAFISGIIREPLQGVEAICPVGDSLESKELELAAWVASPETTIKNFVIAKHVPAEKFLPHTRVAYLPGFTVTVREELEALEKVAGPEALKLIKFKDDPINRRIVGSWPARFDNTYPCSLGFVVDQGGMVPVVQRFKEMVEAGLA; from the exons CTTATCACTGGCGCCGCTGGATGGCTCGGTGGTATC CTTGCCGGCGAGCTCCTCTCCGACCCCAAGACTCCCAACGttcacctcatcctcgctgACATTGTCGAACCCAAGGCCCCCAAGGGCGCTCAACATGTCATCACCCGCAAGGCCGATCTTACcagcaaagaagagattgaggcTTTGTTCAACACAGAGTTCGGCGTTCCCGATACTGTTTACTGCTTCCATGGTATCATGAGCCGAGGTTCCGAGGACAACTTTGACTTGGGTCTCAAG GTCAACATTGACTCCATCCGAATGATGCTCGAGAGCGCCCGAAAGTCCCGGCCCGTCTCTGGCGAACCCATCAagttcatcttcacctcttcccttgcCGTTTACGGTGGTCCCCTCCCCCATGTTGTCGACATCCACACCATCGCTACCCCCGAAGGTGCTTATGGCATGGGTAAGCTTTCTTCCGAGCTTCTCGTCAACGAGTACACTCGACGAGGCTTTGTTGATGGCCGAATCCTCCGATTGCCTACTATCGTCGTTCGACCCGGTGTCCCCTCTGCCGCTACCTCAGCGTTCATCTCTGGCATCATCCGAGAGCCTCTTCAAGGTGTTGAGGCTATCTGCCCTGTCGGTGACTCTTTGGAGAGCAAGGAGCTCGAATTAGCTGCTTGGGTTGCTTCTCCCGAGACTACGATCAAGAACTTTGTCATTGCCAAGCATGTTCCCGCGGAAAAGTTCTTGCCACACACAAGGGT TGCTTACCTCCCCGGTTTCACTGTCACCGTGAGggaggagcttgaggcTCTCGAGAAGGTTGCCGGTCCCGAAGctctcaagctcatcaagTTCAAG GATGACCCTATCAACCGACGAATTGTCGGCTCATGGCCAGCCCGATTCGACAACACCTACCCCTGCTCTCTTGGTTTCGTTGTTGACCAGGGCGGTATGGTTCCTGTTGTCCAGAGGTTCAAGGAGATGGTCGAAGCTGGTCTTGCATAA